The Erythrolamprus reginae isolate rEryReg1 chromosome 5, rEryReg1.hap1, whole genome shotgun sequence genome window below encodes:
- the LOC139168074 gene encoding transmembrane 4 L6 family member 18-like yields MGLQKCSGCLSCLLIPLALWSVVINILLYFPDGKSSYASSNNHTNYVWHFEGICFSGIMILILAALLVILDRDNFYECFQSENCTRTYRRFISVVLSLLGIAFSGYSLIISALSLVQGPYCKTSAGWEYAFKNTAGRYLMDPTSWSQCTEPAYVVDWNIILLSILIVLSGLQILICLLKIIAELRQILCGNYPIFVQPALI; encoded by the exons ATGGGCTTACAAAAATGCAGCGGTTGTTTGAGTTGCCTGTTGATTCCCCTGGCACTGTGGAGTGTTGTTATAAATATTCTCCTATATTTTCCTGATGGGAAATCTTCATATGCTTCCAGCAATAACCACACCAACTATGTGTGGCATTTTGAAGGAATCTGCTTTTCAGGTATTATG ATTCTTATTCTAGCAGCACTCCTGGTAATTCTGGACCGGGACAACTTTTATGAATGCTTCCAAAGTGAAAACTGCACCAGAACATATAGA CGTTTCATTTCTGTTGTGCTTTCCCTACTAGGGATTGCATTCTCTGGCTACAGTCTGATCATATCTGCTTTGAGCTTAGTGCAAGGCCCATACTGCAAAACCTCAGCTGGCTGGGAATATGCCTTCAAAAACACAGCAGGCAG GTACCTCATGGATCCTACTTCCTGGTCCCAGTGCACTGAGCCTGCTTATGTAGTGGAttggaacatcattttgttgtctATTCTGATAGTCCTTAGTGGACTCCAAATCTTGATCTGCCTCCTGAAAATAATTGCAGAATTAAGGCAAATCCTGTGTGGAAATTATCCCATCTTTGTTCAG CCTGCGCTGATCTAA